CTCATTGAGGTCATAACCATATTTCCCCTTCCAGTGAAACGTCTTGCCGTTGACCCGTGAAAGCCCTGTCAAATCTATGTTCCTCGACCGGAGGAAGTCGATGTGTTCCTCTTGGAAATCGTCACCCACGACCGCTACCAGACTCACATCGGTGAAAAAGCTCGCCGAGGTGGAAAAATAGGTCGCTGACCCGCCAAGAATACTGTCCATCTTGCCGAAAGGGGTCTCAACCGAATCGAATGCCACAGAACCAACCACAAGAATGCCCATTCTGCCATCTCCTGAAATTTTCAGTCTATTTTTTTGTCTTTTCCAGCTTTGTCTTGAGCAAATCGCCCAGGGTGCCCATGGTCTTTGTTGCGCTTTCAGCAGAGGAACGGCGGAAATCTTCAATCGTCCGCTCTTCTTCTTCCGCTGCCCTGCTCACTTCAGCAAGTGACAGCGACAGCCGCCTGTTCTCCCTGTCCACGCTCTCTACCTTGACCTCTACGGTTTCCCCTTCCTTCAGGACTTCTCTGGGATGGTTGATACGCTTGCCGGCACCAAGCTTGGAGATGTGAATCAGCCCGTCGATGCCGGAAGCAAGTGTAACGAAAGCGCCAAACTGAGCCAAGCGGGCCACCTGCCCCCTATGAAAAGAGCCTTCAGGGTAGTTGGCGGCCACGTTATCCCAAGGATCGGCAAGGGTATCCTTGAGGCTGAAAGAAATCCTGTCGTGCTCCCAATCGATCTGCTTTACGACCACTTCCACGTTCTGGCCCACGGAAAGCACCTCGCTTACATCCTTTACCCTGGTCCAGCCCAGCTCGGAGATGGGAAGCAGTCCTTCAATACTGCCGATGGATACGAAGGCGCCAAAATCACGGATGGAGGTGATGGTACCCCTCACTGTCATCCCTTCCTTGAGGATTTCCTTCTGTGCTTCCTTCTGCTTTGCCGCCTCTTCTTCCAATATTGCCCTGTGGGAAAGGACCAAGTTCCGGCCATTCTCTCCATATTCAGTTATTCTGAAAGATAGATGTTTTCCGATGACATCTGCCCCATTGTCGAGCCTGCGCATGGCAATCTGAGAGTAAGGGCAGAAGGCACGAACACTGCCGCTGATCTTGACCTCAAATCCTCCCTTGACCTCCTTTTCCACATGGCCGTCAACAGGAATTCCGTTTCTCCATGCATCTTCCAGTTGTGACTTTCCCGCCGCGCCACTCCCCAGCTTTGTAGTGAAGCGCAACTCATTGTTTACCATACCCAAAAACCAAGTGGTGATGGTTTCACCTTCTTTAACGGTTACCTCGCCATCAGCATTCAAAAGTTCTTTTTTCTCGAGGACTCCCTCCCCTTTTCGGCCGGTGTCGAGGAAAATCCAGTCGCCGCTTATCTTCATGATTTTTGCGTCTATCTTCTGTCCCGGCTCCAGGCGGGTCTGTGCGGAAAAACTTTTTTCAAACAGGTCGGCAAAGCTCTCTTCTGCCGATTCCAATTCCTCTTTTTCATCATTCGTGCTCATGCTTTATTCAACCTCACAATCGATATTTTCAATGAAAATTAGTGTAAAGTTATGATTAAGTCAACAACATAAAGGAAATACAGGGCTTCACCTTTACCGGCTTTTGATCAAGGAAGATCAGACAGGGCTTGAAGTATGGGGATATACTCCTCTCCAGCAATCGATTTCACGACCTGCAGAAAGTCTTCGGGCAAAGGGGCAAAAACCTTTACGGACTCTCCCGTCGCAGGGTGAATGATTGAAGATCTGAAGGAATGGAGGGCATGACCTCGCAGCTCGTTTAAGATTGAACCGCCGTAGCGGACATCGCCGCATATGGGATGACCTATCGACTTGAAATGCAGACGGATCTGATGCATTCGTCCGGTAATGGGATAGACAGCGACCAAGGCATGGCGGAGTCCATTGAAAAGGGTCTTGTAGCGTGTTTCGGCCTCCTTTCCTCCAAGTGGAACAGTGATGGTACCTTCCCCTTGCAGTCTCCCATCGACAATGGCCAGATACAGCTTGTCCAGACCGTCTTCTTTCAGTTGCCTGCCGAACATTCCGGCAGCTGTGGAACTTTTGGCCAGGATGACCGCACCAGATGTGCCACGATCAAGCCTGTTCACTGGTCTGAGTTTTCCATTGCCTCCATCCCGCCTGTTCAGCAACCGTGACCCCACATCCACCAGGTTTACGTCATCAACTTCTGCAGCTCGATGCATGGGCAACCCAGGTGGCTTGTTGAAAACGACTATCCAGGTATCTTCAAAAAGAATCTCCAGATCCGGTCTCACCGAACGCAGCAGCGCTTTTGTTTTGCCGCTTTCCTTTATGGTAATGACATCTTCAAGACAAAGGACAGAAGAGCTTTCTGCCGGATGATCGTTGACACGGACATGAACGGATGATGCGAGTTTACGTACATACGAAGGTGAAGCATCCGGTAGTATGACATGAAGGAAGCCCTCCAGCTGGCGACAGTGATCAGCCGCGGAAACTTTGAACTCAAGCATTGAAACACTCCCTTTGATTTATAAATGAAACTGATAGTGGCATTGCCGGCTATGGTTGTCAATATTACTCATGAAAAAAGAAAGCTCTTGATTTTTCCCAAGAGGAAAGATAAGATGTAATTAATCTTAAGGATCTCTCGGATATACGCAGAAATATTTTGAGGAACCTGTCGATATTTAACTTGATGATTTTCCCAGTACAGACGTGGTGTGCAAGCCCTCCTTTGGAGAAGGAAGCCTTAAGCGTTTTCTGGGGAAATGCTGAACACAAAGGGCAGAGAATTCAAAATTTATGCGGTATTCGGGAGCAGCTTAAGGACAAAACCCCGGCGTAACAGCCGGGGTTTCTTTTTAGATGATATCCCTTTACCAGCCTTCAGCACCATAAAGAGGGACAAATCTCACCGCACATAGCTCTTCAACTGTGAAGTCCGATCCACTTTTCCGTCTGGCTCGCACCAGCATCTGCAGTGTCTGGTAGGAACCGACCGGAACCACTAGTCGGCCACTAACCTTCAACTGCTGCAAAAGGGCTTTGGGTAACTCGGGAGCGCCGGCTGTGACAACAATGGCATCATATGGTCCATGTTCTGGCCAGCCCAGTGAACCATCGCCTGCCATAATTTCAATATTGTCATACCCCAATTTAATCAGTCGCTGACGGGCGCTTGTTGCCAGTTCCGCGATCCGCTCCACCGAATAAACCTTCTTGACGATGCGACTCAAAACAGCTGCAGCATAGCCAGAACCGGTACCTATCTCCAGAACGGTGTCTTCTGAAGAAAGTTCCAGTGATTCGGTCATATATGCAACCATATAGGGCTGGGAAATGGTCTGACCGTGGCTGATGGGCAATGGGTAATCCTCATAGGCAAGGCGCTCCTCTCCTTCCATGACAAAAACCTCCCGCGGGACATCGCCCATCGCCTTCAACACCGCCTCATCGCTAATGCCCCTGGCGATCAGATGCTCCTTGATCATCCTTTCACGGTGCACGGCCATTGATTTATCAACAATCATAATAGACCTCTAGCGGGTGCAGTATCCATCTTCACCGTTTGTAGCCCATCTTTCGCAGCATAGCCCGCCGCTCATTACGGTCAGCGTCAGTCTCCACCCCTTTTGGCGGAAATCCGTCTATCACGCCAACGACCCCCCAGCCCTTGTCCGTTGAAGCGACTATTACCTGTAGCGGATTGGCCGTAGCGCAATAGATCTGGCAGACTTCAGGACAGTTTTTTATGGGGTTCAGGACATTGATGGGAAATGCATCCCCCATGACTATGCAGAAAACATGACCGGCACCGATGGCCTGCATGCTCGTTACGCAACTGTGAATCAGTTCGTCATCGTTTCCTTCCGTGCGAATCAGGCAAGGTCCGGATGCCTCTGTGAATGCAATGCCGAAACGCGCTTTCGGTACCGTGGCAACCATGATTTCATAGAGATCCTCCACCGTTTTGACGAAATGGGTCTGTCCAAGGATAAGGTTACATCCGTCGGGGATGTCTATCTTTACGGCGTGCATCTCAAGGTTCATACATTCCCCCCTTTGGGATCGAGAAAATAGTTGTCATATTAAAATATTCTATCAACCCATCAGCCATAAGCAAATCAGCCTTGTCTGTACCAAGCAAAAAAGGCCGCTACTTTCAGTCAGTAGCGGCCCTTTTCCCGGCTCAAAATATAGAAAACTTATACAGATAAAAAAAATGACTGCCCAGGACTGAGCAGTCACTTATACAAAAAAATTGCTGGTAAGATTACTCAGTGATTTTGACTGCCGTCACGTAATACTCAGACTCGCCGAAACAGCTGGTTGGCACTCCCTTGTGCTGCTCGTAAACCAGGGATACTCTTTTTCCCATGGAACTGGTGATCTTCTGAGCGACAGCTTCTTCTCGTACGCTGAAAAGGAACTTTTCCGGCACTGCGCCCGGGACGGGAACCATGGATAGTTCACCTTCCCATGTCTTGCACAGCCATCCTTTACGTGAAAATTTCTGGATGTAACCTGCACGTTCCCCGCTTGAGTAACTCCAGGTCAAAGCAAACCAGGTATAGGCGAAAAAGCATCCGATCAACAGAAGCATTACTGCGGAAACCCATAAAGCTATTTTTGATCCTTTGATACCCATATTATGACTCCCAGGAAAATTAGAGATATTTTCCGATGATGATATCCAGATTCGCCCTCGTTTGCGGGGGAATCACTGCCCTGTCGGTGATAACCGCATACTGCATGGCAGAAGCGCAACTACATTTTCTATCTCTGCCAATACGGCCGACGGCATTTTTGATTATGGCCTTTGCCATGGTAACGTTCTTTCGGACTATTTCCAGTATGGCATCAATGGATACGTCCTCATGGGATTCATGCCAGCAGTCATAATCGGTAGCCAGAGCTATGACTCCGTAACAGATTTCTGCCTCCCTGGCCAGCTTGGCTTCGGGGACATTGGTCATTCCGATAATCGAGGCGCCAAAAGAACGATACATGACAGATTCTGCCCGAGTTGAAAATGCCGGGCCCTCCATGCAGATGTAGGTTCCCCCCCTGTGAACAGTCGCGCCTGCGGCCTGAGCTGCGGTATAGAGGCTGTCCGAAAGCTCGGAGCAGACCGGATCGGCAAACTGGGCATGGGCAACAATGCCATTGCCGAAAAAGGTATTGACACGGCTGGCATTGGTGCGGTCTATAAACTGATCAGGTATGACAATATGGCCGGGAACGATTTCTTCCTTCATGCTCCCCACCGCTGAAACGGAAATCAGGTGTGTCACGCCCAGCTTTTTCATTCCGTATATATTTGCACGAAAATTGATCTCTGAAGGCAAGAGCCGGTGCCCTTTGCCATGGCGTGGTAAAAAAACCATCCGCACTCCATCCAGAGTACCGGTAATAAAATCGTCGGAAGGATCTCCAAATGGGGTTGTCATGGAAACACTTCGTACATCTGTCAGCCCATCCAGCTCATAAAGGCCACTACCGCCAATTATACCTATTACCTGTCCGCTCATACCGCCTCCTTGAATTAATTGCAGCCATAACAACGAAACCGGCTAATTGCCTCCTGTCGTCACCTTATCCAGTCGCCCTTTCAACTGCCCACATGCTGCGGAAATATCGCTGCCCCGACTTGAGCGGGTAATGACCGTCACATGCTTATCGAGAAGAAATTTGTGGAACCGGTCAATGGAGTCCTGCGTCGGCGTCCTCAGATCACAGCCTTCATGCTCATTGAATGGTATCAGATTCACCTTTGACGGGAATGTGCTGATGAGTCTCACCAGGCGCTTTGCATCGTCGAGCGAATCATTAACCCCTTTGATCATCACGTATTCAACGGTTATCCAGCGTCGCGAAGGGAGAGGAAAAGCTTTGCAGGCTGCAAGAAGTTCCTTCAGGGGATAGCGACGGTTGACCGGCATGATCCTGTCACGGACCTCGTCGGTAGTGGCATTCATCGAAATGGCAAGATTTACCATAACCGCGGCCCCCAGTTCTGCCATCTCGGGTACAAGGCCGGCTGTAGACAAGGTCACTTTGCGGGTTGAGAATTGAAAGCCATCCGGATCGGTCAGAATGCGCAACGCGCCGATAACATTTTCAAGATTGGCCAAAGGCTCGCCCATCCCCATAAAAACAATGTTGCGGACAGGTTCATTCTTTTTAACCGCACAAACCTGATTGACAATCTCGGCAGTAGTCAAATTTCGTGTCAGCCTGAAGGTGCCGGTAAGGCAGAACTCGCAGCCCATGGCACAGCCAACCTGGCTGGAAATGCAAAGGGTATTGCGATCTTCATCGGGGATAAGTACCGATTCGACAGCATTGCCATCTGACAAACGGAAGAGATATTTCTTTGTCCCATCGGCAGAGGACTCCACCGCCTCCGCTTCCAGGTTGCTGATCCGGGCAGTTTTTTCCAGCTCAGCCCTGAAATCCTTGGAGAGATTGGTCATCTGGGCGAATGAGGTGGCATTTTGCTGGTAAAGCCATTTGAAAATCTGTTTGGCTCGGAAACGTTCCTTGCCTTGACCGGTAATATGGGCTTCCAGCTGGGACAGGGTAAAGTTTTTTATATCTACTTTTTCCATTACAAATATAAAAGAGCCCTTCAGGTCGAAGGGCTCTTTTCCTTACTTTATTTTGAAATCTACTAAACCAGTTCGAGCGAGCTGAAGAAGTATGGGATCTCAAAAGCAGCAGATTCGGGGGAATCGGACCCATGAACGGTATTTTCTTCGATGCTTACACCAAGATCCTTTCTAATCGTTCCGGCATCGGCATTGGCAGGGTTGGTGGCGCCCATCAATTCACGCCAGGCGGCAATGGCATTATCTTTTTCAAGAGCAAGCACTATAACCGGATTCCTGGACATAAAAGTACAGAGGTCATTAAAAAAAGGACGTTCTTTGTGGACGTAGTAAAATCCCTCAGCCTCTTTTTTTGTCAGATGAATTTTTTTCATGCCGACAATCTTGAATCCTGCTCCTTCTATCCTATCGAGAACTTTGCCGGATATATTTCTTTCCACGGCATCAGGTTTAATAATTGCAAATGTTCTTTCCATTCTTTCCTCCGTAGCATTATAGTAAACAGACCGTTCTCAATAACATTTTGCATCTGGAATGTCAATGAACTTGATAGGCACAAATGAAAATAGCCTACAGAACTAAATTCTGTAGGCCATTTGGATCCAAACTGACTGAAGAAAAATTATTTCTTCTCAGCAGGAGCTGCCGGAGTTGCTTCAGGAGCTGCAGGAGCAGACTTAGCAGTCATAGGTTCCTGAACCGGAGCAGCAGCAGGAGCTTCAGTTTTTGCGGGCTCAACAGGAGCCTCTTCCTTCTTTTTGCAGCCAGCGGCGAAAGCAAGAGCCAAAGCCAGGCACAGTGCCAAAGAGATCAGTTTTTTCATTGACGATATCACCTCTTTTCTTTTTTGATTACCATTCTTGTGCGCATGGCGCATGGTTTTTTCGGTCACAACAAAGCGCAAATATACTATTAAAATTTCAAAAGTCAAGATTTTTTTAACTCGTTAAAATATATATTCTAAAACACCACAGAGCACGATGAAAGGGGCTGAAAGACTATAGATTGATGCAGACCATTTTTATATTTGTCATTTCTTCCATGGCATATTTTAGCCCTTCACGGCCAAGGCCACTCTCCTTGTTACCGCCATAGGGCATGTGATCCACACGGAAGGTGGGCACATCATTGATGATAACGCCCCCCACATCCAGCTTTTTGATTGCCTTGAATGCCTTGTTAATGTCACGGGTATAGATACCGGCCTGAAGGCCGTAAACCGAGTCATCTGCCATCTCCAACGCTTCATCGAACGTGTCATAGGGCAGCACCGAAACAATGGGAGCGAAAACCTCGGAACACATCACCTTC
This region of Geotalea daltonii FRC-32 genomic DNA includes:
- the ndk gene encoding nucleoside-diphosphate kinase gives rise to the protein MERTFAIIKPDAVERNISGKVLDRIEGAGFKIVGMKKIHLTKKEAEGFYYVHKERPFFNDLCTFMSRNPVIVLALEKDNAIAAWRELMGATNPANADAGTIRKDLGVSIEENTVHGSDSPESAAFEIPYFFSSLELV
- a CDS encoding protein-L-isoaspartate(D-aspartate) O-methyltransferase, whose protein sequence is MIVDKSMAVHRERMIKEHLIARGISDEAVLKAMGDVPREVFVMEGEERLAYEDYPLPISHGQTISQPYMVAYMTESLELSSEDTVLEIGTGSGYAAAVLSRIVKKVYSVERIAELATSARQRLIKLGYDNIEIMAGDGSLGWPEHGPYDAIVVTAGAPELPKALLQQLKVSGRLVVPVGSYQTLQMLVRARRKSGSDFTVEELCAVRFVPLYGAEGW
- a CDS encoding adenosine-specific kinase, which produces MNLEMHAVKIDIPDGCNLILGQTHFVKTVEDLYEIMVATVPKARFGIAFTEASGPCLIRTEGNDDELIHSCVTSMQAIGAGHVFCIVMGDAFPINVLNPIKNCPEVCQIYCATANPLQVIVASTDKGWGVVGVIDGFPPKGVETDADRNERRAMLRKMGYKR
- the rlmN gene encoding 23S rRNA (adenine(2503)-C(2))-methyltransferase RlmN; translated protein: MEKVDIKNFTLSQLEAHITGQGKERFRAKQIFKWLYQQNATSFAQMTNLSKDFRAELEKTARISNLEAEAVESSADGTKKYLFRLSDGNAVESVLIPDEDRNTLCISSQVGCAMGCEFCLTGTFRLTRNLTTAEIVNQVCAVKKNEPVRNIVFMGMGEPLANLENVIGALRILTDPDGFQFSTRKVTLSTAGLVPEMAELGAAVMVNLAISMNATTDEVRDRIMPVNRRYPLKELLAACKAFPLPSRRWITVEYVMIKGVNDSLDDAKRLVRLISTFPSKVNLIPFNEHEGCDLRTPTQDSIDRFHKFLLDKHVTVITRSSRGSDISAACGQLKGRLDKVTTGGN
- the mtnP gene encoding S-methyl-5'-thioadenosine phosphorylase, producing MSGQVIGIIGGSGLYELDGLTDVRSVSMTTPFGDPSDDFITGTLDGVRMVFLPRHGKGHRLLPSEINFRANIYGMKKLGVTHLISVSAVGSMKEEIVPGHIVIPDQFIDRTNASRVNTFFGNGIVAHAQFADPVCSELSDSLYTAAQAAGATVHRGGTYICMEGPAFSTRAESVMYRSFGASIIGMTNVPEAKLAREAEICYGVIALATDYDCWHESHEDVSIDAILEIVRKNVTMAKAIIKNAVGRIGRDRKCSCASAMQYAVITDRAVIPPQTRANLDIIIGKYL
- the rpsA gene encoding 30S ribosomal protein S1, producing MSTNDEKEELESAEESFADLFEKSFSAQTRLEPGQKIDAKIMKISGDWIFLDTGRKGEGVLEKKELLNADGEVTVKEGETITTWFLGMVNNELRFTTKLGSGAAGKSQLEDAWRNGIPVDGHVEKEVKGGFEVKISGSVRAFCPYSQIAMRRLDNGADVIGKHLSFRITEYGENGRNLVLSHRAILEEEAAKQKEAQKEILKEGMTVRGTITSIRDFGAFVSIGSIEGLLPISELGWTRVKDVSEVLSVGQNVEVVVKQIDWEHDRISFSLKDTLADPWDNVAANYPEGSFHRGQVARLAQFGAFVTLASGIDGLIHISKLGAGKRINHPREVLKEGETVEVKVESVDRENRRLSLSLAEVSRAAEEEERTIEDFRRSSAESATKTMGTLGDLLKTKLEKTKK
- a CDS encoding RluA family pseudouridine synthase, translated to MLEFKVSAADHCRQLEGFLHVILPDASPSYVRKLASSVHVRVNDHPAESSSVLCLEDVITIKESGKTKALLRSVRPDLEILFEDTWIVVFNKPPGLPMHRAAEVDDVNLVDVGSRLLNRRDGGNGKLRPVNRLDRGTSGAVILAKSSTAAGMFGRQLKEDGLDKLYLAIVDGRLQGEGTITVPLGGKEAETRYKTLFNGLRHALVAVYPITGRMHQIRLHFKSIGHPICGDVRYGGSILNELRGHALHSFRSSIIHPATGESVKVFAPLPEDFLQVVKSIAGEEYIPILQALSDLP